A portion of the Zetaproteobacteria bacterium genome contains these proteins:
- a CDS encoding 5-methyltetrahydrofolate--homocysteine methyltransferase: MSRLRRMLDQRILILDGAMGTMIQRHNLTEADYRGERFADWP, encoded by the coding sequence ATCTCCCGGTTGCGCAGGATGCTCGATCAGCGCATCCTGATTCTGGATGGCGCGATGGGCACGATGATCCAGCGCCACAACCTCACCGAGGCCGACTACCGGGGCGAACGCTTCGCCGACTGGCCC